The window TAGATTCTGTTAGATCTACGGATGCTGCTTTGGTGGTGTCAACTGCGTCAGTGAATGATAATGATTCTGTTAGTGAGACAGAAGCAGTTTGTGAAATGTTGTCAGTAAATGATAATGATTCTGTTAGTGAGACAGAAGCAGTTTGTGAAATGTTGTCAGTGAAAGTGATAGATTCTGTTAGTGAGACAGAAGCTGATTTGGTGGTGTCAACTGTGTCAGTGAATGATAAAGATTCGTCTAAAGATATTGCAGCTTGTTTCATAATAGTAAAGGCATCAGTAAATGTAAGTGATTCTTCTAGTTGAACAGATGCTTGTTTGTTAATATTATCAGAAATTCCAAGTGACTCTGTTAGTGAGACAGGAATTACTAAATTCACTTTATCATTCATGGTTAGAGATTCTGTTAGTGATTTTGTTAATTGAACATCTAATTCTACATGGAATTCACGATCATTAGCACCAGGCTGAGTACCCCAGCGCAAATATTTTCTGTTAGAATCTGAAGTATCTGCCTCAAAGGTTACCTGGAAGCCTAATGCAAATCCTTCTTCTATAATTCCAGATAATCCAGAAATGTCAGTGTATTCCTGCCACGTATTAACAGACACAGGAATAGATTTGGTTGCAATTACGCTATCTATACTAGGAGCACCTGAAATATCTACTTGTACTAATTTAAGATTCAAAGTTCCCCCTAGATCTCGTGTTCTAAAACCAATTTCATTACCAGCACTTAGTCCTTGGATTTTTGCTTCAGCATTGTATGCATAAGGCAAGTAGAATAGTGCAAGGTTCTCTTCATTTGAAGTTGAAGAAGTAAGGAAGAGTTGATCTTGTAGGCTACATCCATTGTATGATGTTCCAAGAGTTACAATGACAGGACTAGAGTGATCTTCTTCATCAACACAAGCACCATTATCATTAAGGCCAAAGAGTGATGTAGGTGAACCAATTATTGGTCCAAATACTGCAGTCGATACTTCGTCAGATATTGAGAGTGATTCAGACAGAGAAACAAATTTTGTTACACTGTCAACAAAAGTTAGAGTTTCAAATAATGAGATTGGAGCATCTAAATTAATTGAATCTGTAAATGATAAAGTTTCTGTCAAAGTAACTGAATAAGTTTTCTCAAATTGATCAGTGAAGGTCAAGGATTCTTCTAATTCTTCAACATACTGAGTTGCTGAAATAACATCTACCATAAATCTCTGGTTTCCAACAGTATCTTTACCCCATACCACTTGTAGATCATCTCCACCTGCGTTAGATGACTTCATTGAAATTTTAATACCAAATTGTTTACCTGCACTAACAACACCATTTAGTTCAGACAAGTCAATGTTACCTTGAATTTCCTGGACATCAGTAATCTGCATAGAATCAAGTTCAGCATTTTCAGTCACAGGACCAATATTCATTTCAACAAGGGCTACAGTGATATCTCCAGTAAATGCTGCAAAGTTTGCATTGATATCATTACCAATTTCTTTACCAGTGATTATAGTATTTTGAGCATTTCCTATTGTACCATTATAGAATGTGACCATTTTTACAACTGAATCATCTCCAGGATTAGTAGTGACTGATGTGGTGGTGGTACAGCTGTTCTGGATTTGTTTTAATGTGATAACAGTACCAGGAGACCAACCTAATCCAAGACATGCTAAATTATCACCAAAGTATGTTCCATCAGTTATTGGAAATCCTTGAGCATTCACAGAAAATGACATTGTTTCTTCTAATGCAATGATGATTAATCCTGCTGATTTGATAACCATTCCATCAACGAATGTTAGTGATTCTGTTAGATCTACGGATGCTGCTTTGGTGGTGTCAACTGCGTCAGTGAATGATAGTGATTCTTGTAGATTATCTTCACCAAATTTGGTAACTTCAACTGTTCCGTCAGAGAATGTTAGTGATTCTGATACACTTACTCCTTTAATAAGATCAGTTGTTACTTCATCAGTAAAGGTCAATGTTTCTAGTTGCACATCACCCAAAGTCAAACTCTGAACAGTAAGCCATGTTTGATCAGCAATTACTTGAAGATCAGTATCAGAAGTAGAAGATCTTAAGCTTTGAACGCTAATCACATCACCTGCATTAAGTTCAATGTAACAGCTTGATTCATGTGCAGCCTCATCATATGTGGAACCACTTGTTAAACCTCTAGTGTATGCAGAACCAAAACATGCTTCAGCATTTGCTGGACCAGAACCAGAATCAACTAGCAAGCTTGTCTTGAGTACTGTTCTAGCAGAAGAAGGAGTAGGATCTATGGTGGTTATACCATAAGAAACATGATACAGACCGTCTCTTTCTACGGTAATGTCTGTTGCAGATGCTCCTGGAGTAAATGTAAAGTCATTATCAATCTCATCTCCAGTATCCCATTGGATTTCCTGAGTAGTATCCAAATCAAGCTCTGTTACGCTGTTATGTAGTCTTAGGATCTGAATATCAGATAGTGCCCCAAGATATTCTATATCAAGATGATATCTGTTTGCATCAATTGTAGAAGTAAAGTCATCTTCATGTAGTACTCCAACTTTAACTGCATCAAATGCAGATAATTCAAGAATGGTTGATGCAGAAACTGCGCCAAGATTAGAAGAGTCTGTTTCTCTTAGGTATGAAGTATCACGACCATATTCATTTGTAACATAAGAGCCTGTACTGTTTGTCTGAAGAAGGCCAATAGCTTGGAATCTACCTGCTCCAGCTGTGGATAGATTATCCAAGAGAACGCTGTATGTTACTTTGTAGGCACCATCTTTCTTTACAACAATCGAATCAGCTGTATCATTAAATGCAAATGTTGATGAATCTATTTGTTCAACATTTGAGGTACCAAATGTCATGATATGAGGTGTAGTTGTTGAGGAAATCTGGATATTTTGATCCGTAGTAGTTCGCAAGATAGCTGTAGGATTCTTTACTTTTTGAATATGGAACCAGTTTTCATTTGTATTAAATGAAGGATTTGCAGTTGGGCCATCATCTGAAATTTTATCAAGTGCAATCCTAACTTCACCATTTGCAGCAAGTGGCATTAGACATTCACCAGTTACTGCAGTTTCAGTAATTCCATTAGAAGTTCTTGTGAAACCACCATCATAACAGAAGTTTGTTGTTGAACCGCCTGTTCCAAATCCTCCAGTACCATCAGTATCATTTTGAACCATTCCAATTATGCCATATCTTTGTTCAGCATCTTGAGTAATCATCATACCATAGTTGATTCTGTACATTCCTGCTTCACTTACTGATACAACATCACAAGAATCTGCACTAGTACATGGAGAATTAGTGTGACTAAAGATTGGATCCTCTCTGTCAGCAGGAGATGGCCATCCAAGTGTTTGGAATCCACTTGAGAAAATCATATTGTCCTCAGTATCTGTAGTTGCACTATTAATTGACAAAAAGTTTGGAGTACCGTGCATCAAGAATGCATCAGGACCATTGACAACTCTAGCACTGTTGTGTGCAAACATTACATCATTTCCAAACTGGAACATTATGTGGTGTTTACCAGGTGTCATCACACGAGATATCTCAAATCCTTCCTCAGTACTGGTATAGTTACGATAGACATATGATTCTCCAACAATTTCTGGAATGAGTGTATGTGTACCATTGTTTAGTTCTAGGAACTTCAAATCATCAGGTAATGCATCGCCGTATGTTGTTCCATTTGATGCGGTGATGATAAGATCTGCAGTACCATTTGTGGTAAACCTAACTTTCCATGTACCACCAACAACAGGATAACTTTGGACATTGATGATGGTAATGTCTGCTTCAATGTCAAACTCTTGTTCAGAGAGTTGTGGAACAATCCACTGCATTTGGTCTTCAATGCCATTTCCATCAGTATCTACAAACTCTACTGCAAAGCGATCATCAGTAGTCACATCAACCTTGCTTCCATTAATATTCCAAAATAGGCTAAATTCTACTCCTTTAGTGACTAAATTCTCAGGAATTGGTGAAAATGCTGTTACATTTGAATAATGAAGTGCTGAATCGTGTGCTACTGTAACCTTCTTTGCATATTTTCCATTTGTAGAGTTATCTGATTCTTGAGTATATGGTGCAGGAGTCATGAAGGTCAATTCTAGATTTTCAGCAGTATCATTAAGCAACAAAACTTTGAGTGGCTTGTCTTCTTGTA is drawn from Nitrosopumilus sp. and contains these coding sequences:
- a CDS encoding LamG domain-containing protein, which translates into the protein TETTIPVNGTISGTNSTEVKIPIILPNATESWKFDTQVNGSRFIGDVYIQETDSSLILDGDGYVSNDGNSTSDISNLSVTAWVNPDYSGGSSEFTVVSKEKSFALTINNNIKPEHVAKFAVFDGIKWHTVETVTQIGNNWSHIAGTFNGTTLSIYTNGTISNVNESVETISISLDGQLEPKTIETVTSTSDVVIGASLENQRTVDDVTKQFHGEIKEINIFDVYLSSEQILEIYLQTLPIIESLYNTTTIQIVEEEKEIVIVDVLKPKIITNSTIVNATNIDITNTTDTSITFNDTQNYIPVIDETLNEELNKLTVSTWINPDYTSGSAEFAVVSKENSFVLGINNIYSPEKVPTLAIFDGIKWTKITGVTQITDWSHLVAVINGTNISLYLNGNLEAQTTLPESFVILDGEMSPTSAEIAENDSDLIIGAYLSTLRSKVALSNHFSGTINDVLVYKDALSQAQINQIYSEMTNHSGIESSIPFESQLLSFTDHVTIMLNNATISETILVSSVNSTSTAPVPFESIGFVDYVSYKLNGSTKNFSVDVMNISDVVVATLIPADTQNIIALDSLSFNDSLDIKINDESINQQNEISLIESISFEDYANTSLNGIFDVMFTEILSLNATIITSNYTTPTNNILSNIELDHNTIEVGKSVIWTHNVTFSNNTDSVAIEIPADAEILSIKTINSTNETVIFDSKDYELIENSTHTSVNGLYDDTDISNKDLKKYFRLLDSVVTIQSQINETNSKIAYYANLDTAKAHKKLDKLDSKLDKLEEKLDAKLDKLSAIVPMASLQQVRGLLQEDKPLKVLLLNDTAENLELTFMTPAPYTQESDNSTNGKYAKKVTVAHDSALHYSNVTAFSPIPENLVTKGVEFSLFWNINGSKVDVTTDDRFAVEFVDTDGNGIEDQMQWIVPQLSEQEFDIEADITIINVQSYPVVGGTWKVRFTTNGTADLIITASNGTTYGDALPDDLKFLELNNGTHTLIPEIVGESYVYRNYTSTEEGFEISRVMTPGKHHIMFQFGNDVMFAHNSARVVNGPDAFLMHGTPNFLSINSATTDTEDNMIFSSGFQTLGWPSPADREDPIFSHTNSPCTSADSCDVVSVSEAGMYRINYGMMITQDAEQRYGIIGMVQNDTDGTGGFGTGGSTTNFCYDGGFTRTSNGITETAVTGECLMPLAANGEVRIALDKISDDGPTANPSFNTNENWFHIQKVKNPTAILRTTTDQNIQISSTTTPHIMTFGTSNVEQIDSSTFAFNDTADSIVVKKDGAYKVTYSVLLDNLSTAGAGRFQAIGLLQTNSTGSYVTNEYGRDTSYLRETDSSNLGAVSASTILELSAFDAVKVGVLHEDDFTSTIDANRYHLDIEYLGALSDIQILRLHNSVTELDLDTTQEIQWDTGDEIDNDFTFTPGASATDITVERDGLYHVSYGITTIDPTPSSARTVLKTSLLVDSGSGPANAEACFGSAYTRGLTSGSTYDEAAHESSCYIELNAGDVISVQSLRSSTSDTDLQVIADQTWLTVQSLTLGDVQLETLTFTDEVTTDLIKGVSVSESLTFSDGTVEVTKFGEDNLQESLSFTDAVDTTKAASVDLTESLTFVDGMVIKSAGLIIIALEETMSFSVNAQGFPITDGTYFGDNLACLGLGWSPGTVITLKQIQNSCTTTTSVTTNPGDDSVVKMVTFYNGTIGNAQNTIITGKEIGNDINANFAAFTGDITVALVEMNIGPVTENAELDSMQITDVQEIQGNIDLSELNGVVSAGKQFGIKISMKSSNAGGDDLQVVWGKDTVGNQRFMVDVISATQYVEELEESLTFTDQFEKTYSVTLTETLSFTDSINLDAPISLFETLTFVDSVTKFVSLSESLSISDEVSTAVFGPIIGSPTSLFGLNDNGACVDEEDHSSPVIVTLGTSYNGCSLQDQLFLTSSTSNEENLALFYLPYAYNAEAKIQGLSAGNEIGFRTRDLGGTLNLKLVQVDISGAPSIDSVIATKSIPVSVNTWQEYTDISGLSGIIEEGFALGFQVTFEADTSDSNRKYLRWGTQPGANDREFHVELDVQLTKSLTESLTMNDKVNLVIPVSLTESLGISDNINKQASVQLEESLTFTDAFTIMKQAAISLDESLSFTDTVDTTKSASVSLTESITFTDNISQTASVSLTESLSFTDNISQTASVSLTESLSFTDAVDTTKAASVDLTES